One window of Trichoderma breve strain T069 chromosome 3, whole genome shotgun sequence genomic DNA carries:
- a CDS encoding AAA domain-containing protein yields the protein METALIPGILAARGPTIACYNQSNLRRLRNVATGVIGYQEYKNGHTVDADRIRPYDFWKSLAKGIAVDEANNVGRPDLYSVWGNTLLPCLLCGDDKQLEPRVVSFGQKDENGHSVNRLEDDGKLSALLFFKGNRWPVFRLRTQLRMATGLFDLCYEVVKDMPDFRYGPDCDISLDRHACGRKLEAFLQKRFPELAPPHNDKLAEAFINCTGSKFYFSPVTGSGWNPAQSRRALHFVRDLVTQTKITPADVFIITPYEANVDFIEGKRQKLEYSAISSMAPAATVDDFQGRQGNIIILVTATTETSKPGYVPDIHYLCVMLSRHISGLVIFGDHSIPQASDVRNIQKDEAETDKNPMKNMVSILMRKKRVATLPAPTLSNNITSDVS from the exons ATGGAGACTGCACTTATCCCTGGCATTCTGGCTGCTCGTGGCCCTACGATCGCCTGCT ATAACCAATCGAATCTTAGGCGGCTTCGCAATGTGGCAACTGGAGTAATTGGCTATCAAGAGTACAAAAATGGCCATACGGTGGATGCCGACCGCATCAG GCCATACGATTTCTGGAAGAGCTTAGCCAAGGGTATCGCAGTGGACGAAGCAAACAATGTTGGCCGTCCTGACCTCTACTCAGTATGGGGTAACACACTTCTCCCGTGTCTCCTTTGTGGCGACGACAAGCAGCTTGAACCTCGTGTGGTGAGTTTTGGACAAAAAGATGAGAATGGCCACTCCGTAAACAGGCTTGAGGACGATGGTAAACTGtccgctcttcttttcttcaaagGGAATCGCTGGCCTGTGTTTCGCTTGCGGACCCAACTCAGAATGGCCACTGGACTTTTCGACCTCTGTTATGAGGTGGTCAAAGACATGCCAGATTTTCGATACGGACCCGATTGCGACATCAGTTTGGATCGGCATGCGTGTGGCCGCAAACTGGAAGCTTTTCTACAAAAGAGATTTCCTGAGTTGGCTCCTCCTCACAATGACAAGCTCGCAGAGGCGTTTATCAACTGCACAGGATCCAAGTTTTATTTCAGTCCAGTGACTGGGTCGGGGTGGAATCCAGCTCAATCCAGGCGCGCGCTACACTTTGTCCGCGACCTAGTAACACAGACAAAGATTACTCCCGCCgatgtcttcatcatcacacCCTACGAAGCCAACGTCGATTTCATCGAGGGTAAGAGGCAAAAGCTAGAGTACTCGGCAATCTCATCCATGGCCCCAGCTGCGACAGTTGATGACTtccaaggccgtcaagggAACATTATAATCCTTGTGACGGCAACGACAGAGACTTCAAAGCCAGGCTACGTCCCTGACATACATTATCTCTGCGTCATGCTCAGCCGTCACATATCTGGATTGGTCATTTTTGGTGATCATAGCATCCCGCAGGCGTCTGACGTACGTAATATCCAGAAGGATGAGGCTGAAACCGACAAGAATCCCATGAAAAACATGGTGAGTATCTTGATGCGGAAAAAGCGAGTTGCTACACTGCCGGCTCCTACACTCTCCAACAACATCACATCCGACGTCTCGTAG
- a CDS encoding ankyrin repeats (3 copies) domain-containing protein: MEAEYSLLWLYGSPGCGKSILMSRVIECIHQNQFSIKGPDAVHLLYYYVGFHIEDNQSTDELYQDILTTFWEQTLNESRDRSTNTYNEYSSLEEMENFLHEMLISSKRDIYMVIDALDQLPDATQERVICGFNALARKLRYEMSSYRLSVAISSRHCNCTDELRTRRLFLVQVTAEKNRRDIEQYLEENLRSALLDGNPQLKGRLLDELTQKADGIFLWVILQASNISQMKHESQVMEALLKLSPPRILEDLYKTYAYKFKVLQNTIEQQIVQRAVALLASNMGSMSKDTLCVALSLDSHGTINKKLHQDLVKNTSAIVTSSEHLIQFNEHLGTFQFCHITAFEFFRAYEPAAYNLQIAELCLSYLRSLEFGQSSLDDASWRNTENLESVIQNHPFLPFVSSMWAISIQKSFISKNILHIEKRYSTVLDLFQILFAKTQGGKFGNLQLAFQVHLFNMGKRLPVGVHHEHIVSYYGLTGLFDIFVARKWFDVTKLDNDGLIPIHWALRNSVKGYDTSSTVAKLIQNGANINAKDKEGHTPLHYAARYGNFQAVKLLVEKAELNFTNAKKETALVTACRKHHEDVILRLVKAGADVKVQSSFGTALQVISLIGCCRCANAILARYGDSKIIIEKDWPFGTSLHSAAFYGHLDLVRLLCSKRIDIRATHKIYGTPVTAAVMGLKPGLDVSPFLDTIKMLLKHGVKVNDRSGTLGPALRAAVYHGNREVVILLLENGAKISKAGGRTGTAYEVAKTRGHTDIMHVLSERGKGAPDYDKDHDLPWQNRQQVLRQEFRATSRAGSMEMIDRLIRQFEKSLKKEIQNGETIFLKALVRLGKDAFIDMVELATMSHNDIDVPTTKQDNNHISRLRDDLSEFLGLGSASKDGEPILTHEAGTGGVASPHIGLSANTLVQGSHGKHFPQVLYRMALAAVNILDTAIATNDRQLVRLITNTWAEALNNLVSHPGLGEPVLEMAVQRRANELKRHLLNEHLSLKRKSQKAETSVLPGIELLLVAVERGKNFRHLSLVICKLWMIAMSDLVGHLGKAGEAPMQELIRILAERLSVAVKAEDQLNAEVCGQAGIELLRAAALSPRPRLLSRFSEKLAIELGASLVESMDSMVDKITNMRCEEYQSCCKYSEHDEALGLTLAGLGVLCTVIKQGTDSVTSKLLPFIESRFEMAREAHLDRHASTSNEIPVRYLEVIFDATVDLFAVTEEIQPGSLRTLALKIFAFLGVKSSNYQQRVIMLVFQRFTEAVRIVNPTEQRKQVLRIARTILAFADADMGTNERSLTVRLNLNQVTSGHLAKFLPTIVKIEELAGYKQVIEYLKKKLENTEECKDGKI, from the exons ATGGAGGCAGAATACTCTTTACTCTGGCTTTATGGCAGTC CTGGATGTGGGAAATCAATTTTGAT GTCCCGTGTGATTGAATGTATTCATCAGAATCAGTTCTCGATAAAAGGCCCTGATGCGGTCCACTTGCTCTACTACTATGTCGGCTTCCATATCGAAGACAACCAGAGCACGGATGAGCTCTACCAAGATATTTTAACGACATTTTGGGAGCAAACGCTCAACGAATCCAGGGACCGATCGACCAATACATATAATGAATATTCTAGCCTCGAGGAAATGGAGAATTTTCTGCACGAAATGCTCATTTCATCAAAACGAGATATATATATGGTCATCGATGCGCTTGATCAACTTCCTGATGCCACGCAGGAACGAGTAATTTGTGGTTTCAATGCATTAGCTCGAAAGCTCCGGTATGAAATGAGTAGCTACCGCCTTAGCGTAGCCATCAGTTCCCGCCATTGCAATTGTACCGATGAGTTGCGAACACGTCGGCTGTTCCTAGTTCAAGTTACAGCGGAGAAAAACAGGCGTGATATCGAACAATATCTAGAAGAAAATCTCAGATCAGCACTCCTTGATGGAAATCCACAGCTTAAGGGGCGACTATTGGACGAATTGACCCAAAAGGCAGACGGAAT ATTCCTATGGGTTATCCTACAAGCATCAAACATTAGCCAAATGAAGCACGAATCACAAGTCATGGAGGCCTTACTAAAGCTCTCTCCCCCAAGGATATTAGAAGATCTATACAAGACCTATGCTTATAAGTTTAAGGTCTTACAAAACACAATAGAGCAACAAATAGTTCAGAGAGCGGTGGCCCTACTCGCATCCAACATGGGTTCAATGTCAAAAGACACCCTGTGCGTGGCGCTATCACTTGATTCCCACGGGACTATCAACAAGAAGCTTCATCAAGATCTGGTCAAGAATACCTCTGCAATTGTTACGTCCTCTGAACATTTGATCCAATTCAACGAGCATCTTGGGACTTTTCAATTCTGTCACATAACAGCCTTTGAGTTCTTTAGAGCATACGAGCCAGCTGCTTACAACCTCCAGATTGCAGAGCTCTGTCTGTCTTATCTGCGCTCTTTAGAATTCGGTCAGAGCTCTCTGGACGATGCCTCATGGCGTAATACTGAGAACCTTGAGTCGGTGATACAAAATCACCCGTTTCTACCATTTGTCTCCTCAATGTGGGCCATAAGCATTCAGAAGAGTTTCATATCCAAGAATATCCTACATATCGAAAAGAGATATTCAACAGTCCTCGACTTGTTTCAGATCCTTTTTGCCAAAACCCAAGGAGGCAAATTTGGTAATCTTCAATTGGCATTTCAAGTTCACTTGTTTAATATGGGCAAGAGATTGCCAGTCGGAGTTCACCACGAGCACATTGTTAGCTATTATGGCCTCACCGGGCTCTTCGATATTTTCGTGGCAAGGAAGTGGTTCGACGTGACAAAGCTTGATAACGATGGATTAATTCCCATCCACTGGGCTTTACGGAATTCGGTAAAAGGATACGATACCAGCTCTACTGTTGCAAAACTGATACAAAACGGTGCGAATATCAACGCTAAAGACAAAGAAGGTCACACTCCTCTACACTATGCCGCTCGTTACGGGAATTTTCAAGCAGTGAAACTTCTTGTTGAAAAGGCAGAACTCAATTTCACGAAtgcgaagaaagaaacagcCCTCGTCACTGCTTGCAGAAAGCATCATGAAGATGTGATATTGCGCCTTGTTAAAGCCGGGGCGGACGTAAAGGTTCAAAGCTCTTTCGGCACGGCTTTACAAGTCATATCCTTGATTGGGTGTTGCCGTTGTGCCAATGCAATCCTCGCACGTTATGGGGATTCCAAGATCATCATTGAGAAAGACTGGCCATTCGGCACTTCTCTCCACTCTGCAGCATTTTACGGTCACTTGGACCTTGTTAGACTACTTTGCTCTAAACGTATAGATATCCGTGCAACGCACAAAATATACGGAACCCCAGTGACAGCTGCCGTCATGGGTCTCAAACCAGGACTAGACGTGAGCCCATTTCTGGATACTATCAAGATGTTGCTCAAGCATGGTGTGAAAGTCAATGATCGAAGCGGTACACTCGGACCAGCTCTCCGGGCAGCAGTATATCACGGAAACAGGGAAGTTGTGATTCTACTTCTGGAGAATGGCGCCAAAATTAGTAAAGCTGGAGGACGAACGGGTACGGCGTATGAAGTTGCAAAAACCCGTGGACATACAGACATTATGCATGTTTTATCGGAGAGAGGCAAAGGGGCTCCAGATTATGACAAGGATCACGACCTCCCTTGGCAAAATCGTCAACAGGTTCTGCGGCAAGAGTTCAGGGCGACTTCCAGAGCTGGTAGCATGGAAATGATCGACCGTCTCATCAGACAATTCGAGAAATCtttaaagaaagaaatccaAAATGGTGAAACTATTTTCCTCAAAGCATTGGTTAGGCTAGGTAAAGACGCCTTTATTGACATGGTAGAGTTGGCTACAATGTCGCACAATGACATTGACGTACCGacaacaaaacaagacaaTAACCATATATCACGTCTCCGAGACGATTTGTCTGAGTTTCTTGGTTTAGGTTCTGCTAGCAAAGACGGTGAACCCATCTTGACTCATGAAGCTGGCACTGGCGGTGTGGCATCACCCCATATTGGCCTATCAGCAAATACCCTCGTCCAAGGCAGTCATGGAAAACACTTCCCACAAGTCTTGTATCGAATGGCTCTGGCTGCGGTGAACATATTGGACACTGCTATTGCGACCAATGACAGGCAGCTAGTCAGGTTGATTACAAACACATGGGCCGAAGCACTGAACAATCTCGTCTCCCATCCTGGGTTGGGAGAGCCAGTATTGGAAATGGCAGTCCAGAGGCGTGCAAACGAGCTCAAGAGACACCTTTTGAACGAACACCTAAGTTTGAAACGAAAGTCCCAAAAAGCAGAGACTTCTGTTCTGCCTGGCATTGAACTGCTTTTGGTAGCCGTTGAGCGCGGCAAAAATTTCAGGCACTTGTCCCTTGTTATCTGTAAGCTCTGGATGATTGCAATGAGTGACTTAGTAGGGCATCTTGGCAAGGCAGGAGAAGCACCGATGCAGGAACTAATTCGCATACTTGCGGAGCGATTGTCGGTAGCAGTCAAGGCTGAAGATCAACTCAATGCTGAAGTTTGTGGACAGGCTGGTATTGAGCTCCTGAGAGCGGCAGCGTTGAGTccgaggccaagattgcTATCCAGATTCAGTGAGAAACTGGCGATAGAACTGGGAGCAAGTCTTGTGGAAAGCATGGATTCCATGGTTGACAAGATTACAAACATGAGGTGTGAAGAATaccaaagctgctgcaagtATTCGGAACATGATGAAGCTCTTGGCCTTACGCTTGCAGGTCTGGGAGTACTATGCACAGTTATCAAGCAGGGTACCGACTCTGTGACATCTAAGTTGCTGCCTTTTATTGAATCAAGGTTCGAAAtggctcgagaagctcatttGGATCGCCACGCATCTACTAGTAATGAAATTCCGGTTCGCTACCTAGAGGTTATCTTTGATGCTACTGTCGACCTGTTTGCAGTAACTGAAGAGATACAGCCTGGCAGCCTGAGGACTTTGGCCTTGAAAatttttgcctttttgggAGTCAAATCAAGCAACTACCAGCAACGCGTTATAATGCTTGTCTTTCAACGCTTTACAGAGGCTGTTCGAATCGTTAACCCTACTGAGCAGAGAAAACAAGTACTTCGGATTGCTAGGACTATTCTCGCTTTCGCAGATGCTGATATGGGTACCAACGAGAGGAGTCTCACTGTTAGGCTAAACCTTAATCAAGTAACTTCGGGGCATTTAGCTAAGTTTTTACCGACCATTGTAAAGATAGAGGAGCTGGCTGGATACAAACAAGTCATTGAGTATCTAAAGAAGAAATTGGAAAACACAGAAGAATGTAAAGACGGGAAAATATAA